One Halichoerus grypus chromosome 1, mHalGry1.hap1.1, whole genome shotgun sequence genomic region harbors:
- the FAM3B gene encoding protein FAM3B has translation MLSARTLKTAFFFFASACAWYSGYLLAELIPEVSLTSAVHSIRSIAEKPLLKAPAPKRQKCDHWTPCPSNTYAYRLLSGGGKDKYAKICFEDELLMGEKTRNVGRGINIAIVNYMTGKAIATQYFDMFGGDNSGPMTNFIQSAPPKSLLFMVTQDDGASRLKEDAKKVIEALGSKQIRNIRFRSSWVFLTAKGFELPADIQRENINHSDSARNRYSGWPAEVQIEGCIPKQPS, from the exons GCACTTTGAAGACGGCGTTCTTCTTCTTCGCCTCCGCATGCGCCTGGTATTCCGGGTACCTGCTCGCAGAGCTCATTCCAGAGGTATCCCTGACCAGTGCTGTTCATAGCATCCGGAGCATCGCCGAGAAGCCCCTCCTCAAGG ccccagcccctaaAAGGCAGAAATGTGACCACTGGACCCCGTGCCCCTCGAACACCTACGCCTACCGCTTGCTCAGCGGGGGCGGCAAGGACAAGTATGCCAAAATCTGCTTTGAAGATGAGCT gCTCATGGGAGAAAAGACTAGAAATGTTGGAAGAGGGATAAATATTGCCATTGTCAACT atatGACTGGGAAAGCAATAGCAACACAGTATTTTGATATGTTTGGAGGTG ATAACTCTGGACCGATGACGAACTTTATTCAGAGCGCACCTCCAAAGTCCCTGCTCTTCATGGTGACCCAAGATGACGGTGCGAGTAG gctGAAGGAGGATGCCAAGAAGGTCATAGAAGCACTTGGAAGTAAACAAATCAGGAACATTCGGTTCAGGTCAAGCTGGGTATTTCTCACAGCAAAAGGCTTTGAGCTTCCTGCAGACATTCAGAGAGAAAAT ATCAACCACTCTGATAGTGCGAGGAACAGGTACTCTGGCTGGCCCGCAGAGGTACAGATAGAAGGCTGCATACCGAAACAACCGAGCTAA